The Natrinema sp. DC36 genome includes the window ATGTGGCCCGGGCCGACCGTCGACGCGGGGAACATCTTGAGGAGAGCCGCGCCGGCTTCCATCGCCGTCACGGCCTCGGTGGGAGTCATCACACCGGGTGCGACGAGGACGCCGTGTCGGTTGCAGGTTCTGATCACGTCCGCATCGGTGTGGGGCGAGACGACGAACGACGCGCCCGCGTCGATCACCGACTGTGCGGTCGGCGCGTCGAGGACGGTTCCCGCGCCGACGACCGCGTCGGTATCCGCGAGTTCCCGGTCGACGGCCGCGATCTGTTCGGCCGCGCGCGTCCCGTCCGCCGTGATCTCGAGCGCGTCGACCCCGGCGTCGTTAATCGCGCGAGCGACCGGGACGATTTGGTTCTCATCGATACCACGAAGGACCGCGATGACGCCGCCGTCGACGATCCGTTCCCTGACGACCCGTTTCTCGGTCATCCGTGCAACCCTCCCGCAGTCGCCGTTCGATCCCCGGTCGCGATCCCGCCGCTGCTGAGACGATCCGTCATGGATGAGCGTTCGCCCCTGGAACACATAAATTCACTCATAATCGGAATAATCTGAATCGCGGCATCGATCACTCCTCCAGCGGGCGAATCGTGACGGACGCCGCCTCGTAGTCCTCGAGGAACGCGCCCGTGCTGCCGGTGGTGTACCGGTCGCCGTCGACCTCGAGTTCGAACGCGATCGGTTCTCGGTCGCTCACACTGTCAGCCGTGCTGAAATGCTGCTCCATCGATCCGCACCTCGCCGAACGACGTAAATCGGAGAGTTGCTGGCTCGACGCGGCTTACGCTTCGTCGAACAACTCCTCACCCTCGATCATGTGCGCCTCGACGGCGTCCATGTCGAGCGTGACGCCCAGACCGGGTTCCTCCGGAATCTCGATGTAGCCGTCCTCGATGACGTCCTCCTCGACGAGGTCCGACCACCAACCGAGTTCGTAGGAGTGGTACTCCACCGCGAGCGAGTTCGGGATGGCCGCGCCGACGTGTGCGCTGGCGACCGTCGCGACCGGCGAGGAGACGTTGTGCATCGCGACCGGGACGTAGTACATGTCCGCGAGATCGGCGATCTTCCGCGTCTCGCGCATCCCGCCGACCTTGGGCATGTCCGGCGCGATAATGTCGACAGCCTGCTCCTCGAGCAGGCGGCGCTGACCGTGTTTCCGGTAGACGTTCTCGCCGACCGTGATCGGCGTCGACGTCGACTGCGTGACCTCCCGCTGGACGTCGTGGTTCTCCGGCGGGACGGGGTCCTCGAGCCACCAGATATCGTACTCCTCGAGACGCTTCGCGAGTCGCTTCGCGCTGCCGCCGGAGAAGGTCCAGTGACAGTCGAAGGCGACGTCGGCTCGGGAGCCGACGCGCTCCGTGACCTTCTCGACGATTTCGGCCTTGTGTTCGATCTCGGGGTCGCGGAGGTGCCGGTTCGCGCGGTCTTTCTCGTGACCGCTGGGAACGTCGAGATCGAACTTGAGGGCGTCGTACCCCAGTTCCTCGACGACGCGCTCGGCTTCGTCGGCGCAGGCGTCGGGATCGGCTTCCTCCTCGGTGTGACAATCGCAGTAGACCCGAACCTCGTCTCGGTACTTGCCGCCCAGCAGCTGATAGGCCGGGACGTCGAGGATTTTTCCGGCGAGGTCGTGCAACGCGACCTCGATCCCCGAGATCGCGGTGACCGTGACGCCGCCGATCGAGCCCTCGCCGGACATCTTCTGGACGAGGTGCTCGGTCAGCCGGTCGATGTCCAGCGGGTTCTCGCCCTGCAGGAAGGGCGTCATCCGCTCGATCAGTTCCGGCACGCCGGCTCCCCAATAGGCCTCACCGGTGCCGGTAATCCCCTCGTCGGTGTAGATTCGGACGAGGGTCCACGGGAAGTTGCCGTCGATCATCGTCGTCTGGATATCGGTGATCTCGACGTCCCGGCCGCCGCCGCGTTCGCGGGTGACCCCCATCGTCTCGCTCGAGAGGTCACGCATCGTATACTCGGCGTTCGGATCGTGCAGCTGTGAGTAATCGATTCCCATAGAGATGATTTTCACTCCAATGATAGTAATAGTTTCTACCTTCCGTGATCGAGGGTCGGCGCGCGCGTAGCCAATGACTCGGAACCGAGAATAAAGAACCCGCTGCTTGCAACAAGTACTATTGCGCGCCCGAGCGAGAATTACCAATCGCCGTCACCCTTACGCGCGCTCGAGTTCGTCGCTCACGTCCTCGAGGTCGACATCCAGTGCCGCGGTCGCAGCGAAGGCGGCCCGCTTCTCGGCCGTTCGACGATCGATCGCCCGCGGACCGACGGCGAACTCGATCCGGCAGATATCTTCCGACGGACTCGAGTGACCCAACACGGTGACGGGGCCGACCTCGCGGGTGTTCCGGACGTGGGTCCCGCCGCAGGCCGTCACGTCCCACGGATTCGTCGGACCGGTTATCCCGGAGAGCCGATTCCCGCTTCGGTTGTCGTTCTCGTCCTCGATCGTGACCACTCGAACCCGGCCCTTCTCGACGGCACCCGCGTCGGACTCGGCGTTGAACGCAAGCGTATCGCGCTCGCGCGCCTCCGAGATCGGGACGTCGTCCCACGACACCGGCCGTGACTCCCAGATGACGCGGTTGACCGTCTCGTCCAGTTCGATCAGCGTCTCGTCGTCGATGGTCGCGTTCGTTTCGAGGTCGACTCGGACGGTCTCCGGGCCGATATCCAGGTCGACGTAGGAACCCTCCTCGAGCAGGCGCCGCGCGGCCCCCGCGAGGATGTGGCTGGCGGTGTGGGCCCGCATGCAGTACATCCGGAACGACCAGTCGACCGAACACAGCACGCGGTGGCCCGGCCGAAACGATGGCTCCTCGGCCAGCACGTGAACCTGCTCGCCGTCGACCAGTTCGACGTCGGTCACGGCGATATCGCCGATAGTCCCGCGATCGGCCGGCTGGCCGCCGCTCGCGCCGTAGAAGTGACTCCGCTCGAGCCAGACCCGCCGCCCGTCGATCGACGTCACTTCGGTCTCGAACCGCGTGGCGTACGGCTCCGCCGCCGCCCGTTGCCCGGTCATCGGTTGGAGTCTGTCGTCCGCCACTAAAAGTCTGCTCGCCGAGACGGTCGCCGAATTCGAAGCGTGATCGATTACTCTGCGAGCGTCACGTCCAGTCGCTCCTCGAGGGCCTCGATCAGGCCGCCGCCGACGCCGGCCTGCGTGGCGCGTCCCTGTTCGACGGCGAGAAGGTCCTTCTCCGGTGCGCCGAGTTCGTCGGCGAGTTCCTCGCGCTGGAGACCGGCGTCCCGTCGGGCCTCGACGAGCGTCTCGCCGTAGTCCGAGACGAGATACGGCAGCTGATCGTCGTCGTAGTTGGCTCCCTCGCTCTCCCAGTGTTCGGAGTCGCCGTCCCAGACCGGGTTCGCCTTCGCGACGTTCTGGGCCGCTTTCTGTTTGCGGCTGGGTCCGCCGCTGGAACCGCCGCCGCTCGAGCCGCTCCCGCTCGAGTTTCCGCCGCCTCGGTTCCGATCCCGGCCGTGGGTCTGCGAATCGTCGTGTGGCGCGCAGTCCGGACAGACCTCGAGTTCGGCCCCGGCGACCGACGCGAGCCTGAGCGAGTTGCTCTCGGCACCACAGAGTTCGCAGTTCGTCCCGCCACCGCCGCCGGACGAACCGGTCGAGTATTTGGCCATGCGACACATTGGCTACTGGCGCATTTTAACCGTTCGGTACGGGGGATGGCGGACGGTACCGGCTCGAGGGGGATTCGTTCGAAGAAATTCGTTCGGGGCCTGAACTCACCGGCCGAAGTGTTTCCGGACGGTCGTCCGCAGGGGTAGCGCCAGTCCGCCGAGCAGCGGCAAGATCACGAACGCGGCGAGATCGACGGGAAGCGTGGCAGCACCGGCCACCGCAGCGCCGAAGCCGGCGACCGGCGCGAGCACGGGAACCACGTACAGATACGACGGTGCCCAGCCGGGCAAGCGCTTCGTGTGGCGGATGATCACGGCGAACAGGAGCGGCATGAGCACCGCCCCCGCGAGCAGGGGACCGCCGATTAGCGTCGTCGTGGCTGCTACCGCGAGGGCGACGACGATCGTCTCGTTGATCGTCACTGCCCCCCACGTCTCCTCCCGGCGGACGGCGCGAGTCACCAGCAGGGCACTCAGCGCGAGCGCGACGACACCGGCCAGCGCGCCGTACCACAGCGTCGGCTCGAGCGGCGGAGTCACGAACTCGACGCCCCCGACGAACGTCGTCACCGTCTCGATTCCGTGGCGGCTCTCCGAAAGCAGTGACCAGATCCCCGACGGATCCGCGCCCGTGGCGCGGACGTCGGCCCAGAGCGATTCGAGTGGCTCGCCGTTCTCGAGAGCGAAGTGTCCGAGACCGACGGTGTAGACGATCACTGACAGCCAGATCAACGGCAGCGAGAAGTTCTGTCGCCGCCACCAGCGAACGAGCGGATTGGGAGCCGTCGGTTCCGATCGAGAGCCGGACGCAGTCCCGGTTCCGCTCGACTGACCGGTTCCGCTCGACTGACCGGTTCCGCTCGACTGACCGGTTCCGTGAGCCGTTCCACCGGCTCCACCCGTCGTCTCCGAAGCGCTCCCGCCGGGAGTTCCCGCACCCGTTCCGGCCCCGGTGCCGGTTCCCGTCGCACTGCCGGCCCCGGTCGCGCTCGAGGCGCTTCCGGCGGTCCCAGCCGAGGCCGTGCCGGCCGTCGACGTCGCCCCGGTAGCACCCGCTGTTGCCGAGGACCGACTCGAGCCCGTCCCGCTCGAACCGGCCGTCTCGGAGCCGGCCGTCGCCGACGACGCGGTCGACGCGGATGCGGATTCCGTCTCCGATTCCGAATAGTTCAGCTCCGTCCCGTCTGCCGTCTCGTCGTCCTCGTCGCTCTGCCAGACGTCGGGCGAGGGGAGGCCGCTAGTCCGTTTCGCGACGTAGTCCTTGTGACCGAGTCGATCGTAGGCCTGGCGCTCGACCGGATCGCCGAGAATGTCGTAGGCCGTCTTGACCGCGGTGAACTGGGCCTGCGCGCGGTCGTCGTCGTTCAGGTCGGGGTGGTAGACCCGGACCTGTTCGCGGTACGCGTCCTTGATCTCGTCCTTGGAGGCGTCGGGGGAGATCTCGAGAAGGTCGTAAAAGTCATCTGTCATGTGAGCGTGGAGATGGTATCGTCTGTGAGTGGGATTGTGGGGGAGGGGTTATAATTTCAGTGTTCTTTCCGGTTTCCGTCCGAATCTTCCTCGCTCGAGTACCGTGGGTATTTCGGCCGTCACCACGAGAGACGGCTCACGAGAAATCCGCGAGCGACGACTGACCGGACGCTCGCTCGTCGCCGGCTGGCTCCGGTTCCGAGTCCGGTTCCGCGTCGGATAACTCGTCGCTCGCGTCGGTCTCGGAACCGTCCTCGCTCCGCTCCCAGCTCTCGAGGCTAGCCTGATCGGCGGCGACGAACTCGAGGTTGGCCACCCGGACGCCGAGTTTGCGCACGGGGTCGGACTCGAACTCGGTGAACAGGTCTCGAGCGATGCGGTCGACGAGTTCCGGGTCGTCGATCGGCCCGGAAAGGGAGCGTTCGCGCGTGTTGACGTCGTACGGCGGCGTGACGGCTTTGACGCCGATGGTCCGGTACAGCGCCCCTTCCCGCTGTGCGCGATCCGCGACGGCAGCCGCGAGGGTGTCGATCAGTTCGTACTTCGGATCGGGCGCTTCGACGGGCTCGGCGAACGCGGATTCCCGAGAGAAGCTCTTGGGGTCGCCTTTCGGCTCGACACGGCGGTCGTCCTCCCCGCGGGCACGATCGTACAGTTCCTGACCGCGCTCGCCGAATCGTTCGACCAGCGGCTCCGGATCGGTCGCGGCGACGTCGCCCGCGGTCTCGAGACCCATCTCCCGAAGCTCGCGCGCGGTCACGGGGCCGACGCCGTGGAGCAGATCGACCTCGAGCGGTGCGAGAAACTCCCGGATTTCGCCGGGTTCGACGACCGTGAGCCCGTCTGGCTTGTCGAAATCGCTGGCGATCTTGGCGGTGCTCATCGTCGGTGCGACGCCGACGCTGACGGTGACGCCGATCTCCCGGCGGATGCGGTCTCGGATGTGGCGAGCGAAGCCGTCCGCAACCTCCCAGGCGGTCCGCTCGGTCACGTCGAGGTAGGCCTCGTCGATGCTGACCTCGCGGACCGTGTCGGCGCAATCGTGGAGGATCTCCCGGACCTCGCTTGCGACCGACTCGTAGTAGTCCATGTCGACGGGCCGGTAGTAGCCGGTCTCCTCGCGCTCGACGTCGTCGTCCGTTTCGCCGGCCTCGTATGCCGTGCGTCTGGGGAGACGCTCGAGGGCCGTCGAGATGGCCTGGGCGCTCTCGACGCCGAACTCGCGGGCCTCGTAGCTCGCGGTGGCGACCGCGCCGATGGTGTCGCCCGCCTCGTAGCCCATCCCGACGACGAGGGGCTCGCCGCGGAGCTCGGGCTCGCGCAGTCGCTCGCAGGAGGCGTAGAAGCAGTCGGCGTCGACGTGGCAGACGATCCGATCCTCGTCGTCCTCGCCGTCGACGCCCGGTAGCCGCGGCCCGTCGGACATTCGTCTATCGATCGATTCGTCCGAACCGATGTGAACGTTGCGCCCCGCTTCGGCGGTCGGCCGACGCCCCGCACCGGTAGCGGTTACAGCTCGTAGGCCATCATCACCTGGTCGACACCCCGGAAAACGCCACCAGATAGGGAGCGATCTGCCGGTGTTTCCGGCTCCCTGTGACCGGGTCGGGACTGTCGTCCCGTACGAGTCGAGGATCGGATCCGCCTTCGTATGACCGGCAACGTCGTTCGAATCGTCGAACTATCGCTCGAGTACCCAGTTACGAGGGAGTCTATCGGTGACGAGAGATACATAGCCGTATAGTTTCCTATTAGAAACGTCTTTACCTCGTTCCGGGGTAGCCACATCTGAACGCCAGTACTAGACTAGCCACCGAACGTCAATACACGCCTGATCGTACAGCCGCCGTGCGATCGGTGTGTGAATTGTTTCGGGTGTTACTATCGCTCGAGGAGAGCGGAATTCCAAAACCTAGTGTATGAATACGACCCCCCAGTTCAGCGACGATATCGAAGCACGCCACGAACGGATCGACGTCGATGACTACGGTGAGGTGTACGTCGTCGGTGACGTCCACGGAAGCCGGGCCACTCTCGAGGCGCTCCTCGCTGACCTCGAGCTAACCGACGACGACCTCGTCGTCTTCGTCGGTGATCTCGTGCGAAAGGGACCGGACAGTCCCGGCGTCATCGACCGTGTCCGCGACGACGACCGCCTCGTCAGTGTCCGTGGGAACAACGAGCAAAAAATCGTTCGCGGCGACAAGGACCCCGATTGGCTCCGCGACGGGGACCGTGCATATTTCGAGTCGCTTCCCGTCGCGATCTCCTTCGGAGACGCGCTCGTCGTCCACGGTGGCGTCGATCCCGAGCGAGCGCTCGAGAACCACACCGTCGAAGAGCTATTGACGATGCGTGCACCACACGGTGATGGGTACGACGGTC containing:
- the dinB gene encoding DNA polymerase IV, with protein sequence MSDGPRLPGVDGEDDEDRIVCHVDADCFYASCERLREPELRGEPLVVGMGYEAGDTIGAVATASYEAREFGVESAQAISTALERLPRRTAYEAGETDDDVEREETGYYRPVDMDYYESVASEVREILHDCADTVREVSIDEAYLDVTERTAWEVADGFARHIRDRIRREIGVTVSVGVAPTMSTAKIASDFDKPDGLTVVEPGEIREFLAPLEVDLLHGVGPVTARELREMGLETAGDVAATDPEPLVERFGERGQELYDRARGEDDRRVEPKGDPKSFSRESAFAEPVEAPDPKYELIDTLAAAVADRAQREGALYRTIGVKAVTPPYDVNTRERSLSGPIDDPELVDRIARDLFTEFESDPVRKLGVRVANLEFVAADQASLESWERSEDGSETDASDELSDAEPDSEPEPAGDERASGQSSLADFS
- a CDS encoding bifunctional 4-hydroxy-2-oxoglutarate aldolase/2-dehydro-3-deoxy-phosphogluconate aldolase, which codes for MTEKRVVRERIVDGGVIAVLRGIDENQIVPVARAINDAGVDALEITADGTRAAEQIAAVDRELADTDAVVGAGTVLDAPTAQSVIDAGASFVVSPHTDADVIRTCNRHGVLVAPGVMTPTEAVTAMEAGAALLKMFPASTVGPGHIGALAGPLGDVDIVPTGGVSRDNVADFFDAGAVAVGAGGAIVDDAAIADGDMDRVRATAASFVDAVQAARDE
- a CDS encoding alanyl-tRNA editing protein, which encodes MTGQRAAAEPYATRFETEVTSIDGRRVWLERSHFYGASGGQPADRGTIGDIAVTDVELVDGEQVHVLAEEPSFRPGHRVLCSVDWSFRMYCMRAHTASHILAGAARRLLEEGSYVDLDIGPETVRVDLETNATIDDETLIELDETVNRVIWESRPVSWDDVPISEARERDTLAFNAESDAGAVEKGRVRVVTIEDENDNRSGNRLSGITGPTNPWDVTACGGTHVRNTREVGPVTVLGHSSPSEDICRIEFAVGPRAIDRRTAEKRAAFAATAALDVDLEDVSDELERA
- a CDS encoding metallophosphoesterase family protein, giving the protein MNTTPQFSDDIEARHERIDVDDYGEVYVVGDVHGSRATLEALLADLELTDDDLVVFVGDLVRKGPDSPGVIDRVRDDDRLVSVRGNNEQKIVRGDKDPDWLRDGDRAYFESLPVAISFGDALVVHGGVDPERALENHTVEELLTMRAPHGDGYDGPFWYDEYDGPYRVFFGHTVHDSPVERKHAVGLATGCVYGGTLTAYDYRRDEFVTVDQTTTHQDRDDSKIVTPI
- a CDS encoding mandelate racemase/muconate lactonizing enzyme family protein encodes the protein MGIDYSQLHDPNAEYTMRDLSSETMGVTRERGGGRDVEITDIQTTMIDGNFPWTLVRIYTDEGITGTGEAYWGAGVPELIERMTPFLQGENPLDIDRLTEHLVQKMSGEGSIGGVTVTAISGIEVALHDLAGKILDVPAYQLLGGKYRDEVRVYCDCHTEEEADPDACADEAERVVEELGYDALKFDLDVPSGHEKDRANRHLRDPEIEHKAEIVEKVTERVGSRADVAFDCHWTFSGGSAKRLAKRLEEYDIWWLEDPVPPENHDVQREVTQSTSTPITVGENVYRKHGQRRLLEEQAVDIIAPDMPKVGGMRETRKIADLADMYYVPVAMHNVSSPVATVASAHVGAAIPNSLAVEYHSYELGWWSDLVEEDVIEDGYIEIPEEPGLGVTLDMDAVEAHMIEGEELFDEA
- a CDS encoding DnaJ domain-containing protein translates to MTDDFYDLLEISPDASKDEIKDAYREQVRVYHPDLNDDDRAQAQFTAVKTAYDILGDPVERQAYDRLGHKDYVAKRTSGLPSPDVWQSDEDDETADGTELNYSESETESASASTASSATAGSETAGSSGTGSSRSSATAGATGATSTAGTASAGTAGSASSATGAGSATGTGTGAGTGAGTPGGSASETTGGAGGTAHGTGQSSGTGQSSGTGQSSGTGTASGSRSEPTAPNPLVRWWRRQNFSLPLIWLSVIVYTVGLGHFALENGEPLESLWADVRATGADPSGIWSLLSESRHGIETVTTFVGGVEFVTPPLEPTLWYGALAGVVALALSALLVTRAVRREETWGAVTINETIVVALAVAATTTLIGGPLLAGAVLMPLLFAVIIRHTKRLPGWAPSYLYVVPVLAPVAGFGAAVAGAATLPVDLAAFVILPLLGGLALPLRTTVRKHFGR
- a CDS encoding multiprotein-bridging factor 1 family protein; the protein is MAKYSTGSSGGGGGTNCELCGAESNSLRLASVAGAELEVCPDCAPHDDSQTHGRDRNRGGGNSSGSGSSGGGSSGGPSRKQKAAQNVAKANPVWDGDSEHWESEGANYDDDQLPYLVSDYGETLVEARRDAGLQREELADELGAPEKDLLAVEQGRATQAGVGGGLIEALEERLDVTLAE